A single region of the Microlunatus panaciterrae genome encodes:
- a CDS encoding ABC transporter permease has product MTVTDPSATGRPASLSAIMGDGVSDERGTSLWQGAFERLRRNPSAILGAIIVLAFVVVAVFAPLIAPYDPANSAWIGQVTPTDVPGASPGHLLGLDPFGSDLYTQLIFGARQSLIIGVVSTALGLLGGFVIGSIAGAFGGWTDTLVMRLVDIMLSIPALLLAVSVAAVMGRRPSAIMIAIAVAQVPIFARLLRGSMLSQRGQDYVLASSSLGLRRRTIVMSHVLPNSLGPVIVQATLTLATAIIEVAALSYLGLGAPDPTVAEWGRMLVKAQDRLQSDPHLTLLPGACIAVTALGFTLLGEALREALDPKSRR; this is encoded by the coding sequence ATGACCGTCACCGACCCTTCTGCAACCGGACGCCCGGCATCGCTGTCCGCGATCATGGGTGACGGCGTCAGCGACGAGCGGGGCACCAGCCTCTGGCAGGGTGCGTTCGAGCGGCTGCGGCGCAACCCCTCGGCCATCCTCGGTGCGATCATCGTGCTGGCCTTCGTCGTGGTCGCGGTCTTCGCTCCGCTGATCGCCCCCTACGACCCGGCCAACAGCGCCTGGATCGGCCAGGTCACCCCGACCGACGTGCCCGGGGCCTCGCCGGGTCATCTGCTCGGGCTGGACCCGTTCGGCTCGGACCTGTACACCCAGCTCATCTTCGGTGCCCGCCAGTCCTTGATCATCGGGGTGGTGTCCACCGCGCTGGGTCTGCTCGGCGGGTTCGTGATCGGCAGTATCGCCGGTGCCTTCGGCGGTTGGACCGACACCCTGGTGATGCGGCTGGTCGACATCATGTTGTCCATCCCCGCCCTGCTGCTGGCGGTCAGTGTCGCTGCGGTGATGGGCCGTCGGCCGAGCGCGATCATGATCGCCATCGCCGTCGCCCAGGTCCCCATCTTCGCCAGGCTGCTGCGGGGCTCGATGCTGTCTCAGCGCGGTCAGGACTACGTGCTGGCCTCCAGCTCCTTGGGGCTGCGGAGGCGGACCATCGTGATGAGCCATGTGCTGCCCAACTCCCTCGGCCCGGTGATCGTGCAGGCCACCCTCACCCTGGCCACAGCCATCATCGAGGTGGCCGCACTGTCCTATCTCGGCCTCGGTGCACCGGATCCGACCGTGGCCGAATGGGGGCGGATGCTGGTCAAGGCCCAGGACCGGCTGCAGAGTGACCCGCATCTGACTCTGCTGCCCGGCGCCTGCATCGCCGTCACGGCGCTCGGCTTCACCCTCCTCGGTGAGGCGCTGCGCGAAGCACTCGATCCGAAGTCGAGGCGATGA
- a CDS encoding ABC transporter substrate-binding protein has protein sequence MRFNKSFGKGVALVASLAVLGTLGACAKSQRDTGSGTASTSGGDFVFAASSDPVMLDPAMASDGETFRVSRQIFEGLVSTKPGTVDLEPLLAKSWTNTPDGKSYTFTLQEGVKFHDGTDFNAEAVCANFDRWYNWTGLNQNENITYYYGKLFKGFKDSKTKGIYDSCEAKSATQATIKLNTPFAGFVQAMTLPAFSMQSPTALKKYNADDTKGTETDPRFSAYATAHPTGTGPFKFDKWERDQQVTLTRNDDYWGDKAKVSKVIIRTISDPKARTQELEAGNIDGYDLVAPADVQALKDKGFQIENRPAFNILYLGFNQKNKALKNLKVRQAISYAIDKAAVVKQSLPEGSAPAKEFMPSMVEGYEEGVTDYAYNPTKAKKLLKEAGAENLTLRFAYPTGVSRPYMPTPEDTFVAIKSQLEAVGIKITPVAAKWSPDYLDLAQSPEGTTKRDIHLLGWTGDYNDPDNFIGVFFGAKSNEWGFDNPKLFADLKKARELPTREEQTPLYKQINKEIADYAPGVPIAHPAPSLAFGKGVKGYVASPVQDEVWSNITVDR, from the coding sequence ATGCGGTTCAACAAATCATTCGGTAAAGGGGTGGCGCTCGTCGCGTCGCTGGCGGTGCTGGGCACGCTCGGCGCCTGCGCCAAGAGCCAGCGCGACACGGGCAGCGGCACCGCCAGCACCAGCGGCGGAGACTTCGTCTTCGCGGCCTCGTCCGACCCGGTCATGCTGGATCCGGCGATGGCCAGCGACGGCGAGACGTTCCGGGTCTCGCGTCAGATCTTCGAGGGGCTGGTCAGCACCAAGCCCGGAACCGTCGACCTCGAGCCGCTGCTGGCCAAGTCGTGGACCAACACCCCGGACGGCAAGAGCTACACCTTCACGCTGCAGGAGGGCGTCAAGTTCCACGACGGCACCGACTTCAACGCCGAAGCCGTCTGCGCCAACTTCGACCGGTGGTACAACTGGACCGGCCTGAACCAGAACGAGAACATCACCTACTACTACGGCAAGCTGTTCAAGGGCTTCAAGGACAGCAAGACCAAGGGCATCTACGACAGCTGCGAGGCCAAGAGCGCGACGCAGGCGACCATCAAGCTCAACACGCCGTTCGCCGGCTTCGTGCAGGCGATGACGCTGCCAGCGTTCTCGATGCAGAGCCCGACGGCGCTGAAGAAGTACAACGCCGACGACACCAAGGGCACCGAGACCGATCCCCGGTTCTCCGCCTATGCGACTGCGCACCCGACCGGGACCGGCCCGTTCAAGTTCGACAAGTGGGAGCGTGACCAGCAGGTGACGTTGACCCGCAACGACGACTACTGGGGTGACAAGGCGAAGGTCAGCAAGGTCATCATCCGCACCATCAGTGATCCGAAGGCTCGCACCCAGGAGCTGGAGGCGGGCAACATCGACGGCTACGACCTGGTGGCTCCCGCCGATGTCCAGGCGCTGAAGGACAAGGGCTTCCAGATCGAGAACCGGCCAGCGTTCAACATCCTCTACCTCGGGTTCAACCAGAAGAACAAGGCGCTGAAGAACCTCAAGGTCCGGCAGGCGATCAGCTATGCGATCGACAAGGCTGCCGTGGTCAAGCAGTCGCTGCCCGAAGGGTCCGCACCGGCCAAGGAGTTCATGCCGTCGATGGTTGAAGGCTACGAGGAAGGCGTGACCGACTACGCCTACAACCCGACCAAGGCCAAGAAGCTGCTCAAGGAGGCCGGAGCGGAGAACCTGACCCTGCGGTTCGCCTACCCGACCGGTGTCTCCCGGCCCTACATGCCGACGCCGGAGGACACCTTCGTCGCCATCAAGTCCCAGCTGGAGGCGGTCGGCATCAAGATCACCCCGGTGGCCGCCAAGTGGAGCCCGGACTACCTCGACCTGGCTCAGTCCCCGGAGGGAACCACCAAGCGGGACATCCACCTGCTCGGCTGGACCGGCGACTACAACGACCCGGACAACTTCATCGGCGTCTTCTTCGGTGCCAAGTCCAACGAGTGGGGCTTCGACAACCCGAAGCTGTTCGCCGACCTGAAGAAGGCCCGCGAGCTGCCCACGCGTGAAGAGCAGACCCCGCTGTACAAGCAGATCAACAAGGAGATCGCGGACTACGCTCCCGGCGTCCCGATCGCCCACCCGGCGCCGTCGCTCGCCTTTGGCAAGGGCGTCAAGGGCTACGTCGCCAGCCCGGTCCAGGATGAGGTGTGGAGCAACATCACCGTTGATCGGTGA
- the rplU gene encoding 50S ribosomal protein L21: protein MYAIVRSGGRQHKVAVGDVIEVDKVDDPAVGAQVNLQPVLVVDGETVTSDKSGLGSASVTAEVVGASKGPKIHILKYKNKTGYRKRQGHRQRYTQVKVTGIES, encoded by the coding sequence GTGTACGCGATCGTGCGTAGTGGCGGCCGCCAGCACAAGGTCGCTGTCGGCGACGTCATCGAGGTCGACAAGGTTGATGACCCTGCTGTTGGTGCGCAGGTGAATCTTCAGCCCGTGCTGGTTGTTGACGGCGAGACCGTCACGTCCGACAAGTCCGGACTCGGCTCGGCGAGTGTCACGGCCGAGGTGGTCGGGGCGAGCAAGGGTCCGAAGATCCACATTCTGAAGTACAAGAACAAGACCGGCTATCGCAAGCGCCAGGGGCACCGTCAGCGGTACACCCAGGTCAAGGTCACCGGGATCGAGAGCTGA
- a CDS encoding DUF1304 domain-containing protein — protein MTYVALGLALLAAMLHVVIFAMESLLWTRETIWRLFGLKTQDQARLTRQLAFNQGFYNLFLAIGTGSGVILVLTDRPAAGWALIIFGCASMVAAAVVLLSTGAKYLRAALTQAGFPLLALLAAAVVRLV, from the coding sequence ATGACCTACGTTGCGCTGGGGCTCGCCTTGCTGGCCGCCATGCTGCACGTGGTGATCTTCGCCATGGAGTCGCTGCTCTGGACCCGGGAGACGATCTGGCGGCTGTTCGGCCTGAAGACGCAGGACCAGGCCAGGCTGACCCGACAGCTGGCCTTCAACCAGGGCTTCTACAACCTCTTCCTGGCGATCGGCACCGGCAGCGGGGTGATCTTGGTGCTCACCGACCGACCGGCGGCAGGCTGGGCCTTGATCATCTTCGGCTGCGCCAGCATGGTGGCGGCTGCGGTCGTGCTGCTCTCCACAGGCGCGAAATACCTGCGCGCGGCGCTCACCCAGGCCGGCTTCCCGCTACTGGCGTTGTTGGCGGCGGCAGTCGTCCGGCTGGTCTGA
- a CDS encoding DUF3037 domain-containing protein: MNDPKPFQYAVLRAVPRVERGEYVNVGVIIYCQADEFLAAALDINERRLLALAPDADLDAIRTSAESVVRGCHEPVGSARENTGLATRFGILTAPRSTVVQPSPVHAGVTRDPERTLAELLTRLVH; encoded by the coding sequence GTGAACGATCCGAAGCCCTTTCAGTACGCCGTTCTGCGGGCCGTGCCACGGGTCGAGCGCGGTGAGTATGTCAATGTCGGGGTGATCATCTACTGCCAGGCCGACGAGTTCCTGGCCGCCGCCCTGGACATCAACGAACGGCGGCTGCTGGCCTTGGCGCCGGACGCCGACCTGGACGCGATCCGCACCTCCGCAGAGTCGGTCGTCCGCGGATGCCACGAGCCTGTCGGCAGCGCTCGCGAGAACACCGGTTTGGCCACCCGGTTCGGCATCCTGACGGCCCCGCGGAGCACGGTCGTCCAGCCCTCCCCCGTGCACGCCGGGGTCACCCGCGACCCGGAGCGCACCCTGGCCGAGCTGCTCACCCGGCTCGTCCACTAG
- a CDS encoding ABC transporter permease has product MLRFAVRRLLLMVPVLFGLSILLFMWLRALPGDPARALLGEKATPDSIARLNEVYGFNKPLWQQYFIYTKALLSGDFGVSPRTGEPVLGTFLERFPATIELAVAALIFAIAVGIPLGYFAAKRAGGLLDTITVGGSLLGVVIPVFVLAYLLKVVFAVGLPGSVFGFPLSDLAFLPSSGRQNARIDATHITNFYVLDGLITREWDAAWDAVLHLILPAIALGSIPLAIIVRMTRASVIDVLNEDYVRTANAKGLARRVITRRHVLRNAMLPVTTVIGLQAGALLAGAVLTESVFAINGIGSYLFTAISSLDFAVLQGFILFIAVVYALVNLAVDLLYGLIDPRLRTA; this is encoded by the coding sequence ATGTTGAGATTCGCCGTCAGGCGACTGCTGCTGATGGTGCCGGTGTTGTTCGGCCTGAGCATTCTGCTGTTCATGTGGCTCCGGGCGCTCCCCGGCGACCCGGCGCGCGCGCTGCTGGGGGAGAAGGCCACGCCGGACTCAATCGCCCGGCTGAACGAGGTGTACGGCTTCAACAAGCCGCTGTGGCAGCAGTACTTCATCTACACCAAGGCGCTGCTGTCGGGCGACTTCGGGGTCTCGCCGCGAACCGGCGAACCGGTGCTCGGCACCTTCCTCGAGCGGTTCCCGGCGACCATCGAGCTCGCGGTCGCTGCGCTCATCTTCGCCATCGCCGTCGGTATCCCGCTCGGCTACTTCGCCGCCAAACGGGCCGGCGGCCTGCTGGACACGATCACGGTGGGCGGCTCGCTGCTCGGTGTGGTGATCCCGGTCTTCGTGCTGGCCTACCTGCTGAAGGTGGTCTTCGCGGTCGGTCTGCCCGGCAGCGTCTTCGGCTTTCCGCTGTCGGACCTGGCCTTCCTGCCCTCCTCCGGCCGGCAGAACGCGCGGATCGACGCGACCCACATCACCAACTTCTACGTGCTCGATGGCCTCATCACCCGTGAGTGGGACGCTGCCTGGGACGCCGTCCTGCACCTCATCCTGCCAGCCATCGCGCTCGGGTCGATCCCGCTCGCGATCATCGTCCGGATGACCCGGGCGTCGGTCATCGACGTGCTGAACGAGGACTACGTCCGCACTGCCAACGCCAAGGGACTGGCCCGCCGGGTGATCACCCGGCGGCACGTGCTGCGCAACGCCATGCTGCCGGTCACCACAGTGATCGGCCTCCAGGCGGGTGCGCTGCTCGCCGGTGCGGTGCTGACCGAGTCGGTGTTCGCGATCAACGGCATCGGCAGCTATCTGTTCACCGCCATCAGCAGTCTGGACTTCGCCGTCCTGCAGGGCTTCATCCTGTTCATCGCGGTGGTCTACGCCCTGGTGAACCTGGCCGTCGACCTGTTGTACGGACTCATCGACCCGAGGTTGCGTACCGCATGA
- a CDS encoding HipA family kinase, translating to MLPRIAATAYLTPLREGGSLPGLMEADDSGTYVVKFTGAGQGPKALVAEIIVAELARALEIRTPDLALIDVDAEIGRREPDEEVQELVTSSAGLNLAIDFLPGSVGYDRGFAVAREEAAKVVWLDAFVANVDRSIRNTNLLIWHRNLWVIDHGACLRFHHAWSSRDSFARSTYNYADHVLSPLADPRQVHDQLAQRVSAEAIAAATAQVPDAWLAPDPDRPDPRAPVDADAARAAYCDYLLARLDAAEEWLP from the coding sequence GTGCTCCCACGGATCGCCGCCACGGCCTACCTGACGCCGTTGCGAGAGGGCGGTTCGCTGCCCGGACTGATGGAGGCGGACGACTCCGGGACGTACGTGGTCAAGTTCACCGGCGCCGGGCAGGGGCCCAAGGCCCTGGTTGCAGAGATCATCGTTGCCGAGCTGGCGCGCGCCCTCGAGATCCGAACGCCCGACCTCGCCCTGATCGATGTGGACGCCGAGATCGGACGCCGGGAGCCGGATGAGGAGGTGCAGGAGCTGGTCACCTCCAGTGCCGGCCTCAACCTGGCCATCGACTTCCTGCCGGGTTCGGTCGGCTACGACCGAGGCTTCGCCGTCGCCCGGGAGGAGGCGGCCAAGGTCGTCTGGCTGGACGCCTTCGTCGCCAACGTCGATCGGAGCATCCGCAACACCAACCTGCTGATCTGGCACCGCAACCTGTGGGTGATCGACCACGGTGCCTGCCTGCGGTTCCATCATGCGTGGAGCAGCCGGGACAGCTTCGCCCGCTCGACCTACAACTATGCCGATCATGTGCTCAGCCCGCTGGCCGATCCCCGACAGGTTCATGATCAACTCGCGCAGCGGGTCAGCGCGGAGGCGATCGCAGCGGCCACGGCACAGGTCCCGGACGCGTGGCTGGCTCCGGACCCGGACCGGCCCGACCCACGCGCCCCGGTCGACGCCGACGCCGCCCGCGCGGCCTACTGCGACTACCTCCTGGCTCGCCTCGACGCCGCCGAGGAGTGGCTGCCGTGA
- the rpmA gene encoding 50S ribosomal protein L27 — protein sequence MAHKKGASSTRNGRDSNAQRLGVKRFGGQLVNAGEIIVRQRGTHFHPGDGVGRGGDDTLFALREGHVEFGSKRGRRVVNITPVEAAVSAE from the coding sequence ATGGCACACAAAAAGGGCGCGTCCTCGACGCGGAACGGTCGTGACTCCAACGCGCAGCGCCTCGGCGTCAAGCGGTTCGGCGGCCAGCTGGTCAATGCCGGCGAGATCATCGTCCGGCAGCGCGGCACCCACTTCCACCCCGGCGACGGAGTTGGCCGTGGCGGCGACGACACCCTCTTCGCCCTGCGCGAGGGCCACGTGGAGTTCGGGTCGAAGCGTGGACGTCGCGTCGTCAACATCACCCCGGTCGAGGCTGCTGTCTCGGCTGAGTAA
- the obgE gene encoding GTPase ObgE, giving the protein MAIPSFVDRVTLHVYGGNGGHGCASVRREKFKPLGGPDGGNGGDGGSVILRVDPDLTTLVDYHRQSHRRAPSGVPGKGDNSNGARGEDVILAVPDGTVVSDADTGEQLADLTGVGAELIVAQGGRGGLGNAALASASRKAPGFALLGEEGETRTITLELKVVADVGLVGFPSAGKSSLVAAISRARPKIADYPFTTLVPNLGVVVAGDVTYTVADVPGLIEGASEGRGLGHDFLRHIERCAALVHVLDCATFEPGRDPLSDLDVIEAELSAHGGLEDRPRLVVLNKIDIPDARDLADIVAADIEARGLRVFKISTKNGEGLQQLSFALAEVVAERRAALPPPAPARIVLRPAGVAGGKDEFQIAREGELWRVRGDKPERWVRQTDFNNAEAVGYLADRLNRIGIEDRLLELGARAGDGVAIGGEDAVVFDFAPQIDVGAEILSRRGEDQRFEADRPAAQRRRVKDEAYRAAREAGPLGDGFAEPEFEDETDDENATGRRG; this is encoded by the coding sequence ATGGCGATTCCCAGTTTCGTCGACCGGGTGACCCTGCACGTCTACGGCGGCAACGGAGGCCACGGTTGCGCGTCCGTGCGGCGGGAGAAGTTCAAGCCGCTGGGCGGTCCGGACGGGGGCAACGGCGGTGACGGGGGGTCGGTCATCCTGCGCGTCGACCCGGACTTGACCACCCTGGTGGACTATCACCGCCAGTCCCACCGCAGGGCGCCGAGCGGGGTCCCCGGCAAGGGGGACAACTCCAATGGTGCCCGGGGCGAGGACGTCATCCTGGCCGTACCTGACGGCACCGTCGTCTCCGACGCGGACACCGGCGAGCAGCTGGCCGACCTGACGGGGGTCGGCGCCGAGCTGATCGTCGCCCAGGGCGGTAGAGGTGGACTCGGCAACGCCGCGCTCGCCTCCGCCAGCCGCAAGGCGCCCGGCTTCGCTCTGCTGGGCGAGGAGGGTGAGACCCGCACCATCACCCTCGAGCTCAAGGTCGTCGCCGACGTCGGCCTGGTCGGTTTCCCGAGCGCCGGCAAGTCCTCCCTGGTCGCAGCCATCTCCCGCGCCCGGCCGAAGATCGCCGACTATCCGTTCACGACCCTGGTGCCGAACCTGGGCGTCGTCGTCGCCGGCGACGTGACGTACACCGTTGCGGATGTGCCCGGGCTGATCGAGGGTGCCAGCGAAGGCCGCGGGCTGGGCCACGACTTCCTCCGCCACATCGAGCGGTGCGCGGCGCTGGTGCACGTCCTCGACTGCGCCACCTTCGAGCCAGGCCGGGACCCGCTGTCGGACCTGGACGTGATCGAGGCCGAGCTCTCCGCCCACGGCGGACTCGAGGACCGGCCCCGGCTGGTGGTGCTGAACAAGATCGACATCCCTGACGCCCGCGACCTGGCTGACATCGTCGCCGCGGACATCGAGGCGCGCGGCCTGCGGGTGTTCAAGATCTCGACCAAGAACGGTGAGGGGCTGCAACAGCTCAGCTTCGCCCTCGCCGAGGTGGTGGCCGAGCGGCGGGCCGCCCTGCCGCCACCGGCACCGGCCCGGATCGTTCTCCGCCCGGCGGGCGTCGCCGGTGGCAAGGACGAGTTTCAGATCGCCCGCGAGGGTGAGCTCTGGCGCGTGCGTGGCGACAAGCCCGAACGCTGGGTGCGGCAGACGGACTTCAACAACGCCGAGGCGGTCGGCTATCTGGCCGACCGCCTCAACCGGATCGGCATCGAGGACCGGTTGCTGGAGCTGGGCGCGCGGGCCGGCGACGGGGTCGCCATCGGGGGCGAGGATGCAGTGGTGTTCGACTTCGCTCCGCAGATCGACGTCGGCGCCGAGATCCTCAGCCGACGCGGTGAGGATCAGCGGTTCGAGGCCGACCGACCGGCGGCGCAGCGTCGGCGGGTCAAGGATGAGGCCTACCGAGCCGCCCGGGAGGCCGGCCCGCTGGGCGACGGCTTCGCCGAGCCGGAGTTCGAGGACGAGACCGATGACGAGAATGCCACCGGACGCCGCGGCTGA
- a CDS encoding FAD-dependent oxidoreductase, whose amino-acid sequence MPAENQPLVVAIIGAGPSGIYAAEALSQQSEVPVQVAVLDRLPVPFGLVRYGVAPDHHSIRSIRNTLERTLSKAGVRFYGDVTIGRDVTVDELRSTVDAVIYAFGAGSDRRLGIEGEDLVGSIAAPEFVAWYCGHPDVHPDTDRTARRTAPDELELEAERAAQLVATTRQAVVVGVGNVALDVARVLIKSADELAETDMADDVLASLAGKTVTDVYLLGRRGPAYTSFTTKELREIGQLPGVDVIIDERDLELDESSQAVVGQDKVAARNVAVMREWATRQPSGASRRIHFRFWTRPIRLLGEGRVRAVETERTRLNADGFVDGAGPGETIEAQLVVRSVGYKGIEMPGVPFDESTGRVPHSEGRVIRDGAFSDDEYVTGWIKRGPTGVIGTNKSDAVETVTSLLADVHDGDVVPRHRIDELDALLASRGIHPLGMPAWRRIDAAEIELGHSHGRERTTLAHRAELLAAADEPDDEAGRES is encoded by the coding sequence ATGCCCGCTGAGAACCAGCCACTTGTCGTCGCGATCATCGGGGCCGGCCCCTCCGGGATCTATGCAGCCGAGGCGCTCAGCCAGCAGAGTGAGGTGCCCGTGCAGGTGGCCGTCCTCGATCGGCTGCCGGTGCCGTTCGGTCTGGTCAGGTATGGGGTCGCACCCGACCACCACTCGATCCGCTCGATCCGCAACACCCTGGAACGCACCCTGAGCAAGGCCGGGGTCCGTTTCTATGGTGACGTCACGATCGGCAGGGACGTCACCGTCGACGAGCTGCGATCCACCGTCGACGCGGTGATCTACGCCTTCGGTGCCGGTTCGGACCGGCGGTTGGGGATCGAGGGCGAGGACCTGGTCGGCAGCATCGCGGCGCCCGAGTTCGTCGCCTGGTACTGCGGTCACCCCGACGTGCATCCGGACACCGATCGGACGGCGCGACGGACGGCCCCCGATGAGCTGGAGCTTGAGGCCGAACGGGCGGCGCAGCTGGTCGCCACCACCCGTCAGGCGGTGGTCGTCGGCGTCGGCAATGTAGCGTTGGACGTGGCCAGGGTGCTGATCAAGTCGGCGGACGAGCTGGCCGAGACCGACATGGCCGACGACGTGCTGGCCTCGCTGGCCGGAAAGACCGTGACCGATGTGTACCTGCTGGGTCGTCGTGGACCGGCCTACACCTCGTTCACCACCAAGGAGCTGCGCGAGATCGGACAGCTGCCCGGCGTAGACGTGATCATCGACGAGCGTGACCTCGAGCTGGACGAGTCGAGCCAGGCCGTGGTCGGTCAGGACAAGGTGGCGGCGCGCAACGTGGCGGTGATGAGGGAATGGGCGACGCGGCAGCCGAGCGGGGCGAGCAGGCGGATCCACTTCCGGTTCTGGACCAGGCCGATCCGGCTGCTGGGAGAGGGGAGGGTCCGTGCGGTCGAGACCGAACGCACCCGACTGAACGCCGACGGTTTCGTCGACGGGGCTGGGCCGGGCGAGACGATCGAGGCGCAGCTGGTGGTCCGATCCGTTGGATACAAGGGGATCGAAATGCCTGGGGTGCCCTTCGACGAGTCGACCGGTCGGGTGCCGCACTCCGAGGGTCGCGTGATCCGTGACGGAGCCTTCTCCGACGACGAGTACGTGACCGGATGGATCAAGCGTGGCCCGACCGGGGTGATCGGCACCAACAAGTCCGATGCCGTCGAGACGGTGACCTCACTGCTGGCGGATGTGCACGACGGCGACGTGGTGCCACGGCACCGGATCGACGAGCTGGACGCTCTGCTGGCCAGCCGAGGCATCCACCCTCTCGGCATGCCCGCCTGGCGCCGGATCGACGCCGCCGAGATCGAGCTCGGACACAGCCATGGTCGGGAACGGACCACTCTGGCGCACCGGGCCGAGCTGCTCGCTGCTGCTGATGAGCCTGACGACGAGGCCGGCCGGGAGAGCTAG
- the proB gene encoding glutamate 5-kinase: MPPDAAADRAATRAAAQLRTNIAEAHRVVVKVGSSSLTTPKGGIDPERIEKLVDTLAQVRNGGREVVLVSSGAIAAGLSPLALKTRPRDLATQQAAASVGQGLLMGYYTQFFGRRGLGVGQVLLTVDDVTRRSHYRNAYRTLGKLLELGVVPVVNENDTVATHEIRFGDNDRLAALVAHLVHADALVLLSDVDSLYTSNPSKPGARRVADVRSDADLATIDTSARGSDVGTGGMTTKIDAARIATSAGIPVVLTLADRAARALAGEPVGTCFHPTGKRRPTRLLWLAHATDGHGELWLDDGAVRAVVQRKASLLPAGITSVKGSFASGEPVDLVAPDGTVVARGLVNYDADELPDLIGRQTRDLAAELGAGYDRTVVHRDALIVLVTHPGPRPTASA, encoded by the coding sequence ATGCCACCGGACGCCGCGGCTGACCGGGCTGCCACCCGTGCAGCGGCCCAGCTGCGCACCAATATCGCCGAGGCGCACCGGGTGGTCGTCAAGGTCGGCTCATCGTCACTGACCACGCCCAAGGGTGGGATCGACCCGGAACGGATCGAGAAGCTGGTCGACACGTTGGCGCAGGTGCGCAACGGCGGCCGGGAGGTGGTGCTGGTCTCCTCGGGAGCGATCGCCGCCGGGCTGTCGCCGCTGGCCCTGAAGACCAGGCCGCGTGACCTCGCCACCCAGCAGGCCGCCGCGTCCGTCGGCCAGGGCCTGCTGATGGGCTACTACACCCAGTTCTTCGGTCGCCGCGGCCTCGGCGTCGGTCAGGTGCTGCTCACCGTGGACGACGTGACCCGGCGCAGCCACTACCGCAACGCCTACCGTACCCTCGGCAAGCTGCTCGAGCTCGGTGTGGTGCCGGTCGTCAACGAGAATGACACTGTCGCCACCCACGAGATTCGGTTCGGCGACAACGACCGGCTGGCCGCCCTGGTGGCCCACCTGGTGCATGCCGACGCGCTGGTGCTGCTGAGCGACGTGGACTCGCTCTACACGTCCAACCCGAGCAAGCCTGGTGCACGCCGGGTTGCCGACGTACGCTCCGACGCCGACCTGGCCACTATCGACACCTCCGCCCGGGGCTCCGACGTCGGCACCGGAGGCATGACCACCAAGATCGACGCGGCCCGGATCGCCACCTCTGCCGGCATTCCGGTGGTGCTGACGCTGGCCGACCGGGCGGCCCGGGCTCTGGCCGGGGAACCGGTCGGCACCTGCTTCCACCCGACCGGCAAGCGGCGTCCGACCCGGTTGCTGTGGCTCGCGCACGCGACCGACGGGCACGGTGAGCTGTGGCTGGACGACGGAGCCGTGCGGGCGGTGGTGCAGCGCAAGGCCTCGCTGCTGCCGGCGGGCATTACCTCGGTCAAGGGGTCGTTCGCCTCCGGTGAGCCGGTCGACCTGGTCGCCCCCGACGGTACGGTGGTGGCGCGCGGCCTGGTGAACTACGACGCCGACGAGCTGCCCGACCTGATCGGTCGGCAGACCCGCGACCTGGCGGCCGAGCTGGGCGCCGGCTATGACCGTACGGTGGTGCACCGCGATGCCCTCATCGTGCTGGTCACCCACCCGGGTCCGCGGCCCACCGCGTCGGCCTGA